The following proteins come from a genomic window of Miscanthus floridulus cultivar M001 chromosome 2, ASM1932011v1, whole genome shotgun sequence:
- the LOC136539145 gene encoding protein BIG GRAIN 1-like — protein sequence MERWAPARERPSRRPGQPSFSSTLLDAICDSLDEQAGGQAHAAAAERAAAPTPGSAKKQQQAAQHYYYYYKPSLAASHRVARAAPSPADDCSSGRGYFSSSEVEYSLRRLRPIRTSGGVVGPASVAPAEKQQPAPPGTAARRARKPSADPASGGCRSRRPASPGARLASLLNAIFFGKRHSARQHPARADDEPACSTAPSSARPCLAKTPPSARAARARAVHSRRSRTVRFLDIEGEVAVAAAAAGCRRFPVVEVEGSDGGEESSDASSDLFELENFAALAPANGGSGYRRTCEDELPVYGTTGAGLAHDIGLVRRRPFGYVSHGRSCRG from the coding sequence ATGGAGAGGTGGGCGCCGGCGCGGGAGAGGCCGAGTCGGCGGCCTGGCCAGCCGTCCTTCTCGTCGACGCTGCTGGACGCCATCTGCGACTCCTTGGACGAGCAAGCCGGCGGTCAGGCACATGCAGCAGCGGCGGAGCGTGCCGCGGCACCAACGCCTGGCAGCGCCAAGAAGCAGCAGCAGGCGGCTCAGCATTACTACTACTATTACAAGCCCTCCTTGGCCGCCAGCCACCGGGTGGCGCGCGCGGCGCCGTCGCCCGCGGACGACTGCTCCTCCGGCCGTGGCTACTTCTCGTCGTCCGAGGTCGAGTACtccctccgccgcctccgcccCATCCGCACCTCTGGCGGCGTTGTCGGGCCGGCCTCGGTGGCTCCCGCGGAGAAGCAGCAGCCGGCCCCGCCTGGCACGGCGGCGAGGAGGGCGCGGAAGCCGTCCGCCGACCCCGCCAGCGGCGGCTGCCGCAGCCGCAGGCCGGCCTCTCCCGGCGCGCGGCTCGCCAGCCTGCTCAACGCCATCTTCTTCGGCAAGCGGCATTCCGCGCGGCAACACCCTGCTCGGGCGGACGACGAGCCGGCGTGCTCGACGGCGCCATCCAGCGCGCGCCCCTGCCTCGCCAAGACACCACCGTCGGCgagggcggcgcgggcgcgggcggtcCACAGCCGCCGGAGCAGGACCGTTCGGTTCTTGGACATCGAAGGCGAGGTGGCTGTGGCCGCGGCCGCGGCTGGCTGCAGGCGATTCCCGGTGGTCGAAGTGGAGGGCAGCGACGGCGGCGAGGAGAGCAGCGACGCGAGCTCCGACTTGTTCGAGCTGGAGAACTTCGCGGCGCTCGCTCCGGCGAACGGCGGCTCCGGTTACCGTAGAACGTGCGAGGACGAGCTTCCGGTGTACGGGACGACTGGAGCTGGGCTTGCGCACGACATTGGACTTGTCCGTCGCCGCCCGTTTGGGTACGTCAGCCATGGTCGGAGTTGCAGAGGCTAG